From a single Nicotiana tomentosiformis chromosome 2, ASM39032v3, whole genome shotgun sequence genomic region:
- the LOC104119352 gene encoding uncharacterized protein yields MNATRTDWAKKLDDALWAYHTAFKTPTGMSPYKLVFGKACHFPVELEHKALWALRQLNLDIETASTNRVTELHELEEFRFHAFENARLYKEKMKMIYDKHILDRNFKPGDLVLLYNSRLRLFLGKLKSRWPGPFRVVQVLSSGAVEIESEDGTNKFTINGQRLKHYLGTVEEKGDRVVITLEEPQYAKEE; encoded by the coding sequence ATGAATGCAACAAGGACTGATTGGGCAAAGAagttggatgatgcattatgggcgtaCCACACAGCATTCAAAACTCCAACTGGTATGTCACCGTACAAGTTGGTATTTGGAAAGGCATGCCACTTTCCGGTAGAGCTCGAACATAAAGCACTTTGGGCACTGCGGCAGTTGAATCTGGATATAGAGACCGCAAGCACCAACAGAGTCACTGAGTTACATGAGCTCGAGGAATTCAGGTTCCATGCATTTGAGAATGCTAgattatacaaagaaaagatgaaaatgatcTATGATAAGCACATCCTAGATCGGAACTTCAAGCCTGgagatctagtgttgttatacaactcgagattgagATTGTTTCTGGGTAAGTTGAAGTCCCGATGGCCAGGACCCTTTAGAGTGGTGCAAGTGCTCTCAAGTGGAGCTGTAGAGATTGAATCTGAAGATGGGACAAACAAGTTCACGAtaaatgggcaaaggttgaaacattaccttggaaCGGTCGAAGAGAAAGGGGATAGAGTGGTGATAACTTTGGAAGAGCCCCAGTACGCGAAAGAGGAGTGA